The Chthoniobacterales bacterium DNA window GGCGATGGTGGTCTGGCTCGACTTGCAACAGAGCCGCAACGGCGCCCCGAATGAAAATTTCGCCCGCGAGCTGATGGAACTTTTCACCCTCGGGATCGGGCATTACAGCGAGGATGACATCAAAAATTCCGCCCGTGCTTTCACCGGTTATCGCACGCGTCTGCGGCAGGCGAAGTTCGACTACATCGAGCAGCAGCACGACGACAGCGACAAAGTATTCATGGGAAAAAAAGGCCGCTTCAGCGGCGACGACATCATCGACATCATCTTCGAGCAGCCCGCCTGCGCCGAGTTTATCTGCACCAAGCTCTGGACCTTTTACGCTTACGAGGAGCCCGAACCCGTGTTGATCGGCTCGCTCGCTCACACGCTGCGGCAGGCAAACTACGAGATCCGCCCGGTGCTCATGGAGATGTTTGGCTCAAAGGCGTTTTACCGCGACAAAGCCATGGCGACCCAGATCAAAAGCCCCGTGCAACTCATCGCGCAAACCTGCCGCACATTGGAATGCAACCCACCTCCAAGCTTTGCCCTGCAATTCATCATGCGCAGCCTCGGCCAGATGTTGCTGGCGCCGCCGAATGTGAAGGGCTGGGACGGCAACCGCTCCTGGATCAACACCGCCACGCTGGCGAGTCGCATCCAATTCACCGACTCCCTCGCTGGCGTTGGCACTGTCGAAAAACAACGCGGTTTCGCCGGAAATCTGCCTCTGGAAAAACTCGTCACCGACGAAATGCTGAACGACTGCGTGAAGCTGATCGACGGATTTACCTTCCGCCTGCTCGACGCCCCGATCGACCAATCCACCCGCGCCGATCTCATCGCCGACGCGGAGAAATATTCCAAGCCACTCTCGCGAACCGCCGTCAAAGAGGCGCTGGCCAAAGTCATGCGACTCCCCGAATTCCAACTCGTCTAACCTCTCCAGCCCATGAACAACGACTCCAACTTTTCCCTGCAATCGCGCCGTCAGTTTCTCACGCGGCTCGGGCTCGGTGCCGCCGCCACGTGGACGCTCCCGATTTTTCTGGACCAGACTTTTGGCGCATTGGAGAACGCCGCGCCGACTCTTACCCAGGCGCTCACGGGCAAGGATTCTCCCATTCTCGTCGTGCTCCAGCTCGCCGGCGGTAACGACGGACTCAACACGCTCATTCCTTACTCCGACGACAACTATCATCGCGTCCGTCCACACATCGGAGTTGCACCCGAAAAAATTCTCCGTCTCGACGATCATCTCGGGCTTCATCCGAATCTAACTGGACTGAAAACGCTCCACGACGAGGGACTTCTAACCACGATCCAAGGCGTTGGTTATCCGAATCCGAATCGCTCCCACTTTCGCTCCACGGAAATCTGGCAGACGGCCTCCGATGCTAACATCAGCGAGAAACACGGCTGGCTCGGGCGCTACTTCGACAACGCCTGCCAGGGTTGCGATCCGACCGTCGGCGTGAGTCTGTCGAACGAGATGCCGCAAGCCTTCACCGCCGCGACTCCGACGGGCATCTGCCTGCCGACTAATAATCGTAGGCTGAATGACAAGGGCGAAGAGGAGGAGATGGAGGCAGGCGGGAGTTCCATTGATATGTTAGGAGGCGGATCGCGCTCGAAGCTGAGTCCGCTCGATTACCTCAAGCGCACCAGCCTCGATGGAAAAATGAGCAACAAAAAAATCAGCGCCATTCTCCAGAAAATCCCCGCTCCATTGGGTTTTCCTAACAACGAGCTGGGCCAGCAATTCAGCACGATCTCGCGCCTCATCGCCGGCGAATTGCCGACGCGCGTTTACTATTTGAGTCTGGGCGGATTCGACACGCACAACAATCAGCAGCCAACCCACGAGCGACTGATGGGCACGCTTTCCAGTTCCATCACGGCCTTTGTTCGCGAGATGCAGCGCCAGGGAAATTATCAGCGCGTGATGTTGCTAACCTTCTCCGAGTTTGGCCGCCGCGTTGCGGAAAATGCCAGCGGCGGCACCGATCACGGAACGGCCGCGCCGATGTTCCTCACCGGTGGCGCGATTGCTCCCGGCGTGCATGGAAAAGCGCCAAGCCTGACCGATCTCGACCACGGCGATTTGAAATACACGACCGACTTCCGTTCGATTTACGCGACAGTTTTGGACAAATGGCTGAAGACGGATTCGCGCAAAGTTCTCCAGGGAAAATTCGCCATGCAGGACTTCGTGAAAGCCTAGCTAACCTTGATCCGCTTCACGAGCGGGATGTGTTTGTTCAGCCAGGCGAGGAAGAAAAAAACGCGCAGCCGCCACCAGACTGCGAACGATAAATCGGTGCAGCCAGCCAGTACGGCGTTGATGGAGCAAACCATCCGCCAGCGATTGTAAGGCTGGAAAAATATCTGGGCGAAATGGAGCTTGTAGAAGTTCTCGATGAACTCCCAGTAGATCGCGATGCGCTTGCGATTGTCCTTTTCGTAACGCTTCATTTCGGAGGTGAGTGCCTGACCCGTTTTGAGTGCGGAATTCACGGCCCGCGCACCTTGCTGGGCGCTGGTCATGGCCAGCAAAACTCCGCTGGAAAACATCGGATCGATGAAGCCCGAGGAATCGCCCACGCGCACCACGCGCGGCGAGACGAGCGTTTCGTTTTTGTAGGAAAAATCCGTGATGACGTGGAGCGGTTCCAGCATTTCCGCATTTTTGAAATGCCTCTCGACGGCCGGGGTACTGGCGACCGCGTCGTCGAAGACTTCCTGCGGCGTTTTTCCGAGCGCCTTGAAGTCGGCGGCATCGATCACGAGGCCGACGCTGGTTTTGTTAGGAGCCAGTGGAATCAGCCAGCACCAGGAGGCCTCGCGGCGCACGATAAGAATGTCGCCCGCTTCCTCGCCGTCCGGCATGTCGAGGCCGGCGAAATGACTGAAGATGGCGAGCTTTTTGTGAGTTGCATAGTACTCACGCAGCGACTCGCGATTGGCGGTAAAGTTAGTCAGGCCGCTGGCGTCGATCAGATAAGGCGCGGTGACCTCGTGCTCAATGGCATCGGCGCTGCGGTAGCGGATGACGACACGGTCCTTTTCCACGCGATGCTCGAGCACGATACTTTCCTCGCGGACGACAGCTCCGGCCTCGCGCGAATGGTGCAGAAGGATGTCGTCGAACTTCGCGCGCTCGACCTGCACGGCCTCGGGATATTTCGTGAATGAGCCCTTGGAAAAATCCAGCCGGTTGCGGCGCGTTCCGTTGCCCATGACGAATTGCGCGGCGCGTTTTTTGGTGAAACCAGCGGCGGCGATTTTCTCCCAGACACCGAGATCCTCGAAGATGCGGCGGTTGTAGGGCAGGAGCGATTCGCCGACATGGAAGCGGGGAAATTTCGCCTTCTCCAGCACGAGCACGCGGCGTCCGGCCTGGGCCAAAGTCGTCGCCGCGGTCGAGCCTGCCGGGCCGCCGCCAATGACGATAACGTCCCATTTTTCGTCTGAATCGGATGTAACTGGCATGGCCGGGAACTTTGCTGGATTCTCCATTTATCCGCAAGTCGGTTTGAGTCGTATTGTCATCGGAAAGAAATTGTGAATGATGACACCGATGAATTTTGAAACATTTCCCGAGACAGCGAATTACGATGTCGTCGTCATCGGCGGCGCTCTGTCCGGCGGGGCCACGGCGACGCTCCTCCTGCGGCACAATCCGGGGATTCGCGTCCTGATCGTGGAGAAATCGGAGAAACTCTCCCGCCGCGTGGGCGAGGCGACGGTGGAGGTGAGCGGGTATTTTTTCTGCCGCGTGCTCGGGATGACGCAATACCTGAACGAGAATCATCTGGTGAAACAGGGTCTGCGTTTCTGGTTTGCCAATGACGAGGTGGAGTCGCTCGGCGAGGCCAGCGAACTGGGCGCGAAATATCTCTCGCGGATTCCCTCGTTTCAGTTGGATCGCGCCGCGTTTGACGAGGAAGTGCTGCGCCGCGCGGGTGAGGCCGGGGCGGTGATTGTGCGTCCGGCGATGGTCTCGAAAGTGCAGCTCCAGCCCGGTGGCGAGCAGACGATGGAGGTCCGCCATAAGGATCAAACTCAAATGGTGACCACTCGCTGGATCGTCGATGCCTCGGGTGTGGCCGCAGTTTTGGCGCGGAAAGAAGGTTGGTGGAAATCGAACACGGAGCATCCGACAGCGGCGGCGTGGGCGCGCTGGAAAGGGGTGAAGGATTGGGACAGCCGCGAGCTGGCGCTGAAATTTCCCGAGTGGTCGAAGGCCGTTTACGGAATGCGCAACACGGCGACGAATCACGCCATCGGCGACGGCTGGTGGAGCTGGTGGATTCCGCTGAAAGGCGGCGACGTGAGCGTGGGAATCGTGTTTGACCAGCGGCTGGTGGACTTCCCCAGCGAGGGCGGAAAAATCGGCGACCGGCTGAAGACGTTTCTCATGAAACATCCCGTCGGCAAAGAGATGCTGGAGCACGCGGAATACAACGAGGAAGACCAGCATTGGCGGCGGAATCTGGCGTATTACAGCACGACTTTTTGCGGCGATGGGTTTGTGCTGGTTGGAGACGCGGCGGCGTTCATGGATCCCTTTTACAGTCCCGGAATGGACTGGGTCGCCTTCACCAGCAGCAGCGCGGCGAACCTGATCACGGAGCAGCGCAAAGGCATGAACACGGCGGAGACTTACGAGCGTTACAACCGCGATTTTTCGGTGAGTCACCGCCGCTGGTTCACGTCGCTCTACAAGGACAAATACGAGTACATGGCCGAATACGACCTGATGAGCATGGCCTTTAACATGGACCTCAGCCTTTACTATTGGGGCGTGGTCGAGGGGCCGTTTAACCGGGGCGAGACGGCTCTCTTTGCGCCGCCGTTTTCACCACCGAGCGGGAGGATTTTTTCGGCCTTGATGAGCACTTACAACCGGCGTTTTGCGAAGATCGCCCGCCTCCGCCGCAAGGAAGGACGGCTCGGAAAAATGAACCGGCTGAATCGGTTTCTGATCCCCGGCTTCAAGCTGAACCGCGGCAACATGCTGACTTTCATTCCGATGTTAGTCAAATGGGCCGCGCTGGAAGTCCGCGAAGGCTGGCGCAGTTGGGGCGGCGAGGACCCGATGCCTATTTCAGCAGCAGAAACTGTTGCGCAAACTCCTTCGTAAACAGCTCGGCTCCGGTGTCGTTGAAGTGGTTGATGTCGGCCAACAGTTTCCGGTCGTAAAAGTCTGGATAAAGCTTGGGGTTTGAGAAATCCATGACTGGCACATCGCCCATCAACTTCGGATCGGGCGCGTAGTTGCGCCGGTAGGCCAGGGGCGGAATGTAAACGATCATCCGGCCGCCGAAGGACTCGATCAGGCGGCGTTTTTCTGCCAGCTCGCGCAAGTCCGCCGAAGAGCCGTAATCGGAGGTGGCAGGAGTTTGGGCGAGATCAGCCACGCGCTCCTGGAAAATCTTCCATTGCGATGAAGCGAGCGGTTTTTGTCTGAGAACCTCGTAGCCCTGCCACTCGCCTTGGAAGGTTTGCTTGAGGGATTTCGGCGACTTTTCAAAGCGGGCCTGCACGATTTTCAAGCCACGACCCAGGTTCAACTCACGGGAAACAAACCGGCGCGTGGCGTAGGTAAACGAATCCCAGCGATTGCTCACGGCGATCTCCCGGGGAGTGAGCGTCCACAAGCGCCGCATCACGGACTGGAAACGTTTCGGATCGAGCCAGTAGCTCTTGCGAATGGTTTCTGCGCCGCGATCCGAAGCCGACTCGATGGGAATGGCGCTGTACTCGACCACGACATTTTTGAGCGGCTTTTTCCTTTTAGCGAGAGCCGCCTCCAGCACGTAGGTGTCCTCGGGCGCGCACATGCCGTTGACGCCAAGATTAAAGGAACGCGTGGGATGTCCCGCCGCCGCCATCGCTTCATCGAAAAGGTCCGCGCGGATGTGGCGGTTGACCCGGCTGGAGCCGATGAAAAGCGTGTCGTATTGGTCGCCATG harbors:
- a CDS encoding DUF1800 domain-containing protein — protein: MLPPADAASWTRDAAAHLLGRAGFGATPLEVESTWKLGRARAIAALFVPPPPGPELQLASAEPEATPRADVLTMTPQERETLKRQIQQQNRLDLEKIRGWWIGQMVNPPSAVLEKATLFWHGHFATSVQKVKSAAVMWQQNQLLRKFAFGNFRDLVKAISCDPAMVVWLDLQQSRNGAPNENFARELMELFTLGIGHYSEDDIKNSARAFTGYRTRLRQAKFDYIEQQHDDSDKVFMGKKGRFSGDDIIDIIFEQPACAEFICTKLWTFYAYEEPEPVLIGSLAHTLRQANYEIRPVLMEMFGSKAFYRDKAMATQIKSPVQLIAQTCRTLECNPPPSFALQFIMRSLGQMLLAPPNVKGWDGNRSWINTATLASRIQFTDSLAGVGTVEKQRGFAGNLPLEKLVTDEMLNDCVKLIDGFTFRLLDAPIDQSTRADLIADAEKYSKPLSRTAVKEALAKVMRLPEFQLV
- a CDS encoding DUF1501 domain-containing protein, which gives rise to MNNDSNFSLQSRRQFLTRLGLGAAATWTLPIFLDQTFGALENAAPTLTQALTGKDSPILVVLQLAGGNDGLNTLIPYSDDNYHRVRPHIGVAPEKILRLDDHLGLHPNLTGLKTLHDEGLLTTIQGVGYPNPNRSHFRSTEIWQTASDANISEKHGWLGRYFDNACQGCDPTVGVSLSNEMPQAFTAATPTGICLPTNNRRLNDKGEEEEMEAGGSSIDMLGGGSRSKLSPLDYLKRTSLDGKMSNKKISAILQKIPAPLGFPNNELGQQFSTISRLIAGELPTRVYYLSLGGFDTHNNQQPTHERLMGTLSSSITAFVREMQRQGNYQRVMLLTFSEFGRRVAENASGGTDHGTAAPMFLTGGAIAPGVHGKAPSLTDLDHGDLKYTTDFRSIYATVLDKWLKTDSRKVLQGKFAMQDFVKA
- a CDS encoding NAD(P)/FAD-dependent oxidoreductase; this translates as MPVTSDSDEKWDVIVIGGGPAGSTAATTLAQAGRRVLVLEKAKFPRFHVGESLLPYNRRIFEDLGVWEKIAAAGFTKKRAAQFVMGNGTRRNRLDFSKGSFTKYPEAVQVERAKFDDILLHHSREAGAVVREESIVLEHRVEKDRVVIRYRSADAIEHEVTAPYLIDASGLTNFTANRESLREYYATHKKLAIFSHFAGLDMPDGEEAGDILIVRREASWCWLIPLAPNKTSVGLVIDAADFKALGKTPQEVFDDAVASTPAVERHFKNAEMLEPLHVITDFSYKNETLVSPRVVRVGDSSGFIDPMFSSGVLLAMTSAQQGARAVNSALKTGQALTSEMKRYEKDNRKRIAIYWEFIENFYKLHFAQIFFQPYNRWRMVCSINAVLAGCTDLSFAVWWRLRVFFFLAWLNKHIPLVKRIKVS
- a CDS encoding NAD(P)/FAD-dependent oxidoreductase, producing MNFETFPETANYDVVVIGGALSGGATATLLLRHNPGIRVLIVEKSEKLSRRVGEATVEVSGYFFCRVLGMTQYLNENHLVKQGLRFWFANDEVESLGEASELGAKYLSRIPSFQLDRAAFDEEVLRRAGEAGAVIVRPAMVSKVQLQPGGEQTMEVRHKDQTQMVTTRWIVDASGVAAVLARKEGWWKSNTEHPTAAAWARWKGVKDWDSRELALKFPEWSKAVYGMRNTATNHAIGDGWWSWWIPLKGGDVSVGIVFDQRLVDFPSEGGKIGDRLKTFLMKHPVGKEMLEHAEYNEEDQHWRRNLAYYSTTFCGDGFVLVGDAAAFMDPFYSPGMDWVAFTSSSAANLITEQRKGMNTAETYERYNRDFSVSHRRWFTSLYKDKYEYMAEYDLMSMAFNMDLSLYYWGVVEGPFNRGETALFAPPFSPPSGRIFSALMSTYNRRFAKIARLRRKEGRLGKMNRLNRFLIPGFKLNRGNMLTFIPMLVKWAALEVREGWRSWGGEDPMPISAAETVAQTPS